From one Panulirus ornatus isolate Po-2019 chromosome 11, ASM3632096v1, whole genome shotgun sequence genomic stretch:
- the LOC139751312 gene encoding uncharacterized protein gives MRAKQNLKKYQKKEKPYLRIMSKPPGKNKKTSTNTNKKNATGDKEATDKQDAEEPGVPNANKVNEKITITSNTTKSKATTLNCSPAKRKNVDKITITSYTGKGKGNAATADPSLADGKAADKIIITSCAGKGKTTEKGAAAASPAKSKVSEAGNDAPQRPKKLKKEGKKTVTKKKDTKAEKKQTGKTQGGTVTKKSGSQGGGKTCVPEDKVLDTSDKENAGAPEGQDATANAKDKPAKALDKAAKAVDKAGKAVDKPAKAVDKAAKAVDDHDDDDDDDDDDDEDDESSDETDSGMEINIEVLDDEGISDMDNSEKETHKDPSEEHIIVLKRSKSEMDENNKYRRFECGICGKRSSAKADLLKHVRIHTGDRPYKCKICNATFVQITALRGHETIHTGEKPFRCDLCNKSFALKDRLRLHMRVHTGEKPHKCDHCDLAFARRSQVTQHARVHTGEKAYECTECGARFASYHTLKGHLMAHRGVKEFQCGACGKKFIRVEGMYKHIRTVHRGSRPYTCNLCGKAFKGHLQQHMRLHLGMRPFECSTCGATFTQNSQLTVHMRIHTGERPYKCQICGAAFAHSSACKIHMRSHTGEKPFQCVLCAAAFSQLPHLKKHMKCVHNAAKPYLCTYCKEFFQTQSELENHERLDHGVDKTAEQEAEEIVEESTLARLRNRLAVLLYRISSEERRLKFGFGARLVDDVLKLSLESSGHVPINDKTLSRLDELRKNVLLLLKWTIPKDTMEEYHRNNMTVDEVLDMLTS, from the coding sequence ATGCGTGCCAAACAGAACttgaagaagtaccagaagaaGGAGAAACCTTACCTTCGGATCATGTCCAAGCCGCCTGGCAAGAACAAGAAGACCTCGACAAACACAAACAAGAAGAACGCCACCGGGGACAAGGAGGCGACAGACAAGCAAGACGCGGAGGAGCCGGGCGTCCCCAACGCAAACAAAGTGAACGAGAAGATAACCATAACTTCCAATACAACCAAGTCCAAGGCGACCACACTCAACTGTAGTCCAGCCAAGAGAAAAAACGTCGACAAGATAACGATCACTTCCTACACCGGGAAGGGGAAAGGAAATGCTGCTACAGCCGACCCGAGTCTGGCAGACGGGAAAGCTGCCGACaagatcatcatcacctcctgtgCTGGGAAGGGTAAAACGACGGAGAAGGGCGCCGCGGCCGCCAGCCCCGCCAAGAGTAAAGTCAGCGAGGCGGGTAACGACGCACCACAACGGCCCAAGAAACTtaagaaggaagggaaaaaaacggTGACTAAAAAGAAAGACACAAAGGCAGAGAAGAAACAAACTGGCAAAACACAAGGAGGAACCGTCACCAAGAAGAGTGGGAGTCAGGGAGGAGGCAAGACCTGTGTTCCTGAGGACAAGGTCCTGGACACCTCTGATAAGGAAAATGCTGGAGCTCCGGAAGGTCAGGACGCCACAGCTAACGCTAAAGATAAACCTGCCAAGGCCTTGGATAAAGCTGCCAAGGCCGTGGATAAAGCTGGCAAGGCCGTGGATAAACCTGCCAAGGCCGTGGATAAAGCTGCCAAAGCCgtggatgatcatgatgacgatgacgatgatgatgatgacgatgatgaggaCGATGAGAGCTCCGACGAAACCGACAGCGGAATGGAGATCAACATTGAGGTGTTGGATGACGAAGGCATCTCTGACATGGACAACTCTGAGAAAGAGACCCACAAAGACCCGAGTGAAGAACACATCATCGTCCTCAAACGATCCAAgtcagaaatggatgaaaacAACAAGTACAGGAGGTTCGAGTGTGGAATATGTGGCAAGCGTTCATCTGCCAAGGCTGACCTTCTCAAGCATGTGCGCATTCACACAGGGGACAGACCTTACAAGTGCAAGATCTGCAACGCCACCTTCGTCCAGATTACCGCACTCCGAGGACACGAGACTAtccacactggggagaagcccTTCAGGTGTGACCTCTGCAACAAGAGCTTTGCCTTGAAAGACCGGTTAAGACTCCACATGAGGGtccacacgggcgagaagcctcACAAGTGTGATCACTGCGACCTGGCCTTCGCCAGACGCAGCCAGGTAACCCAGCATGCCCGGGTCCACACGGGGGAGAAGGCCTACGAGTGCACGGAGTGTGGCGCCCGCTTcgcctcctaccacaccctcaAGGGCCACCTGATGGCACACCGCGGCGTGAAGGAATTCCAGTGTGGCGCTTGTGGCAAGAAGTTCATCCGGGTGGAGGGCATGTACAAGCACATCCGCACTGTCCACCGGGGGTCGCGCCCTTACACCTGCAACCTGTGTGGCAAGGCCTTCAAGGGGCACCTGCAGCAACACATGAGGCTTCACCTTGGCATGCGGCCATTTGAGTGCTCGACGTGTGGCGCTACCTTCACGCAGAACTCCCAGTTGACTGTACATATGCGCATTCACACGGGGGAGAGACCATACAAGTGCCAAATCTGCGGTGCAGCGTTCGCACATTCGTCGGCGTGTAAAATCCACATGCGCTCACACACGGGAGAGAAGCCATTCCAGTGTGTGCTGTGTGCGGCAGCCTTCTCCCAGCTGCCCCACCTCAAGAAGCACATGAAGTGTGTGCACAACGCCGCCAAGCCGTACCTGTGCACCTACTGCAAGGAATTCTTCCAGACCCAGAGTGAGCTGGAGAACCACGAGCGGTTAGACCACGGCGTTGACAAGACGGCCGAGCAGGAGGCCGAGGAGATCGTCGAAGAGTCGACCTTGGCCCGACTGCGCAACCGCCTGGCCGTCCTCCTGTACCGCATCTCGTCCGAGGAGCGGCGGCTCAAGTTCGGCTTCGGCGCCCGTCTGGTGGACGACGTGCTCAAGCTGTCGCTGGAGTCGTCGGGCCACGTGCCCATCAACGACAAGACCCTCTCTCGCCTCGACGAACTGCGCAagaacgtcctcctcctcctgaagtggACCATTCCGAAGGACACGATGGAGGAATACCACAGGAACAACATGACGGTAGACGAAGTCCTGGACATGCTCACCTCTTAA